The following are encoded together in the Streptomyces sp. NBC_00358 genome:
- a CDS encoding cytosine permease → MTGNTGFAQSSDASAAPDQGAAVTEAAQDYTDSVVPASERRSNFRMFLTFLSMQATFGAAYVGYTARFEGLSFTQLIIAMAIATVAMSLYCIGSANAGAAVGQTTSLMTRSVFGRLGSRLVSVLLLINGMGFYIFTVLFVMSLLGGLFTVPAVQAVTVGIAFVMITNTYFGFDGVQRFAQYVAVPIVMIWGLYATIRGLVTVSGSQLHSQLHVASPSSILFVTGAMVGLSTWGNEADVFRYAKTRPQWNLPTIIVSYAVGSFMFPIMGYVVAVLANQADFGPSIKYFVNFSLFGMVALGFIFFIVNQAAVNDGNLYIAVNGVQNLTSELPRWRRKYTVLLLGAIAAGLTLILPSLQQTFNIVTGIGAVTVPTASTVMAMDVFVLPRVFGLRRPMDRVAHWKHTARANWPGVVAVVAGTVVGTATGGLIPGTSGFQHTYIGFPALQAWLTGAVVYFIGVALVHKRANATELLGFPRFEPETAEAPVDGDEVAPVPVPELS, encoded by the coding sequence ATGACCGGTAACACCGGGTTTGCCCAATCCTCCGACGCTTCCGCGGCCCCCGATCAGGGCGCGGCGGTCACCGAAGCGGCGCAGGACTACACCGACAGCGTGGTGCCGGCCTCCGAGCGCCGCTCCAACTTCCGTATGTTCCTGACGTTCCTCTCCATGCAGGCGACCTTCGGGGCCGCATACGTCGGCTACACGGCGCGTTTCGAGGGACTGAGCTTCACCCAGCTGATCATCGCGATGGCGATAGCCACGGTGGCGATGTCCCTGTACTGCATCGGCTCGGCGAACGCCGGCGCCGCGGTCGGGCAGACCACCTCGCTCATGACACGCAGCGTCTTCGGACGGCTGGGCAGCCGACTGGTCTCCGTGCTGCTGCTGATCAACGGGATGGGCTTCTACATCTTCACCGTGCTGTTCGTGATGTCGCTGCTCGGCGGACTGTTCACGGTACCCGCGGTCCAGGCGGTGACGGTGGGCATCGCCTTCGTCATGATCACCAACACGTACTTCGGTTTCGACGGCGTCCAGAGGTTCGCCCAGTACGTCGCCGTGCCGATCGTGATGATCTGGGGCTTGTACGCGACGATCCGCGGGCTGGTGACCGTCTCGGGGAGCCAGCTGCACTCACAGCTCCACGTCGCTTCGCCCTCCTCGATCCTCTTCGTGACCGGCGCGATGGTGGGACTGTCGACCTGGGGCAACGAGGCCGACGTCTTCCGCTACGCCAAGACCCGCCCGCAGTGGAACCTGCCGACGATCATCGTCTCCTACGCGGTCGGCTCGTTCATGTTCCCGATCATGGGATACGTGGTGGCGGTGCTGGCCAACCAGGCGGACTTCGGCCCGAGCATCAAGTACTTCGTGAACTTCTCCCTGTTCGGCATGGTGGCCCTCGGGTTCATCTTCTTCATCGTGAACCAGGCCGCGGTCAACGACGGCAACCTCTACATCGCGGTCAACGGCGTGCAGAACCTGACGTCCGAGCTGCCCCGGTGGCGGCGTAAGTACACCGTCCTGCTGCTCGGCGCCATCGCGGCCGGCCTGACCCTGATCCTGCCGAGCCTCCAGCAGACGTTCAACATCGTCACCGGCATCGGTGCCGTGACGGTACCGACCGCGAGCACCGTCATGGCGATGGACGTCTTCGTCCTGCCGCGTGTGTTCGGGCTGCGCCGCCCCATGGACCGCGTCGCGCACTGGAAGCACACCGCACGGGCCAACTGGCCGGGCGTGGTCGCGGTGGTCGCCGGCACGGTCGTCGGCACGGCCACCGGTGGCCTGATCCCGGGAACGTCCGGATTCCAGCACACCTACATCGGCTTCCCGGCCCTGCAGGCGTGGCTCACCGGCGCGGTCGTCTACTTCATCGGGGTGGCCCTGGTCCACAAGCGGGCGAACGCCACGGAACTGCTCGGCTTCCCGCGGTTCGAGCCGGAGACCGCCGAGGCGCCGGTCGACGGCGACGAGGTCGCGCCGGTTCCGGTGCCCGAGCTCTCCTGA
- a CDS encoding helix-turn-helix domain-containing protein: MTDRSFPTPESPVTDLGRNIRAARQAQDLSLRELARRVGISASALSQIETGKTRASAKTAYEIAQNLGVTLAELSTDLNKPLHGTGSSSPVPNQPGPVPDGLAIHLRHAVEFIPHSAQRTVNLHGGESFRVLSGPSLPGANCLLLTYEPGASSPPNDEFVRHAGHEFNYLVSGRLVIEVGPERHELSPGDTLTFPATTPHRLTNPWHEKAELVSLFLQTAPHEHS, translated from the coding sequence ATGACGGACCGATCGTTTCCGACCCCCGAGAGTCCGGTCACCGACCTGGGGCGCAACATCCGCGCAGCACGCCAGGCACAGGACCTGTCCCTGCGGGAGCTCGCCCGGCGTGTGGGTATCAGCGCGAGCGCCCTCTCCCAGATCGAGACCGGCAAGACCCGCGCGAGCGCCAAGACCGCCTACGAGATCGCCCAGAACCTGGGCGTCACCCTCGCCGAACTCTCCACGGATCTGAACAAGCCGCTCCACGGAACAGGATCATCCTCACCGGTCCCGAACCAGCCGGGCCCCGTGCCGGACGGCCTGGCCATCCACCTGCGCCACGCCGTCGAGTTCATCCCCCACAGCGCCCAACGGACCGTCAACCTGCACGGCGGTGAGTCGTTCAGAGTGCTCAGCGGGCCGTCCCTGCCCGGTGCGAACTGCCTGCTCCTCACCTACGAACCCGGCGCCTCGTCGCCGCCCAACGACGAGTTCGTGCGCCATGCCGGCCACGAGTTCAACTACCTCGTCTCCGGCCGCCTCGTCATCGAGGTCGGACCCGAGCGCCATGAGCTTTCCCCCGGTGACACCTTGACGTTCCCCGCGACGACGCCTCATCGGCTGACCAACCCGTGGCACGAGAAGGCGGAACTCGTATCGCTGTTCCTGCAGACCGCGCCCCACGAGCATTCCTGA
- a CDS encoding dihydrofolate reductase family protein: MDQLLRVMNFNVSSDGIGAGEHQSLESPFGHDQPERLFAWAGATASWPMRTDPGGSRGLDDYFTRDFARNIGAEIMGRNKFGPQRGPWQDHDWRGWWGDEPPFRTPVIVMTHHRRPSFTLSDTTFHFVDGDPATVLEQAREAAQGKDVRLGGGVTTIRQFLDAGLVDTLHVAVSPVKLGSGLRLWKSPDELLDRFHLEVVPSPSGVTHHLFWRR, translated from the coding sequence GTGGACCAACTGCTGAGAGTCATGAACTTCAACGTCTCGAGCGACGGAATCGGTGCCGGTGAGCACCAGAGTCTCGAGAGTCCGTTCGGCCACGACCAGCCCGAGAGGCTGTTCGCCTGGGCCGGGGCCACGGCGAGCTGGCCCATGCGTACGGATCCTGGCGGGAGCCGGGGCCTCGACGACTACTTCACGCGGGACTTCGCGCGCAACATCGGTGCCGAGATCATGGGCCGCAACAAGTTCGGGCCCCAGCGCGGGCCCTGGCAGGACCATGACTGGCGCGGCTGGTGGGGGGACGAGCCCCCGTTCCGCACGCCGGTGATCGTCATGACCCACCACAGGCGTCCGTCGTTCACGCTCTCCGACACCACGTTCCACTTCGTCGACGGCGACCCGGCGACGGTCCTCGAACAGGCGCGGGAAGCGGCACAGGGCAAGGACGTCCGGCTCGGCGGCGGGGTCACCACGATCCGGCAGTTCCTCGACGCCGGCCTCGTCGACACCCTGCACGTGGCGGTCTCGCCGGTGAAACTCGGGTCCGGACTACGACTGTGGAAGTCCCCCGATGAGCTGCTCGACCGGTTCCACCTGGAGGTCGTGCCCAGCCCGAGCGGCGTGACACACCACCTGTTCTGGCGAAGGTGA
- a CDS encoding DUF6228 family protein: MISQDDALGEPAEVTVRCQDDRAVHVRLCDLFVQDEDCVHYAIEVGAPGLNARLDGVAAWNWNGDLVPFLEGLARDFRGWQGERVWQTNDRDLTLRAVFRSGGHVGLTWTLRPWRTPVDSWDASVTTWLEAGEQMSALAADVRQLLGQDTGRHG; this comes from the coding sequence GTGATCTCCCAAGACGACGCCCTCGGCGAGCCGGCGGAAGTGACCGTTCGTTGCCAGGACGACCGAGCCGTTCATGTGCGTCTCTGCGACCTCTTCGTTCAAGACGAGGACTGCGTGCACTACGCCATCGAGGTCGGCGCGCCCGGTTTGAACGCTCGCCTCGACGGGGTGGCGGCCTGGAACTGGAACGGGGACCTGGTTCCCTTTCTGGAGGGGCTCGCCAGGGACTTCCGAGGTTGGCAGGGCGAGCGTGTCTGGCAGACCAACGATCGTGACCTGACGCTCAGAGCGGTCTTCCGCTCGGGCGGCCATGTCGGCTTGACCTGGACTCTTCGTCCGTGGAGGACGCCCGTCGACAGTTGGGATGCCTCGGTCACCACCTGGCTGGAAGCCGGCGAGCAGATGTCGGCCCTCGCGGCCGACGTCCGGCAGTTGCTCGGGCAGGACACCGGCCGTCATGGCTGA